The following nucleotide sequence is from Planctomycetia bacterium.
TCGTCACCAGTCCCTCGAGGATCATGACGGGCAGTCTCCCCCGGCCAGCGCCGCTTTCGCAACCGCACCCTGCGGCGCCGCGGCGCCGTGCGCGATCCCGCGCTCCCACGGGCGACAACACGGCCGTTCTTGAATCGCGCGATCCGCCGCAAATAGACTGTTGAATGGTCCTCGGACCGCTGGAATTCCGCCGCGTGACCGCCCTCCAACCGCACATCCATTTCGTCACCGGCCGCCTCGCCGAGCACTCGCTGCGGCAGGTGCTCGAGCGGCTCGCCCCGCGGGTCGGCTTCGCCTTCAGCGTGCAGGTGCTCAACATCACCGTGGCGGCGCTGATGACGACACCCTGGATCGCCCGCCGCCTCGCCGTGCCGGCTGAGGCCGACCGGGTGATCATCCCCGGCGGCTGCCAGGGGCCCCTCGACGTCTTCGCCGCCGCGACGCCGCTGCCGGTGGACCGCGGCCCCGAGGATCTGCGCCGGCTCGACGAGTTCTTCGGCCAGCAGTCCCGCGACCTCGCCGACTACGGCCGCCACGACATCGAGATCATCGCCGAGATCAACCACGCCCCGCGGCTCGCGGCCGCCGACCTGCTCGCCGAGGCCCGCCGGCTGGCCGCCGACGGCGCCGACCGGATCGACGTCGGCTGCGACCCGGGCGCGGTCTGGGCGGGCGTCGGCGACGCGGTGCGGATGCTCGTCGCCGAGGGTTTTCGGGTTTCGATCGACAGCTTCGAGCCGCGCGAGATCGCCGCCGCCACCCGGGCCGGGGCGAGCCTCGTGCTCTCGGTCAACTCCACGAACGTCGCCGCCGCCCCCGACTGGGGCTGCGCGGTGGTGGTCGTGCCCGACGTGCCCGCCACGCTCGAGGGCTTCGACGACACGTTCGACAGGCTTCGCGCCGCCGGTGTCGCCTGCCGGCTCGATCCCGTCCTCGAGCCGATCGGCTTCGGGTTCGCGGCCAGCCTCGGCCGCTACCTCGATGTCCGGCGCCGCCATCCCGACGCCGAGATGATGATGGGCATCGGCAACCTCACCGAGCTTACCGACGTCGATTCCGCCGGCGTCAACGCCCTGCTCATCGGCTTCTGCCAGGAGACCGGCATCCGCTCCGTGCTCACCACGCAGGTGATCCACTGGGCGCGAAGCAGCGTCCGCGAATGCGCCCTCGCCCGGGCCCTCGCCTGGCACGCCGTCACGCATCGCACGCTCCCCAAGCACGTCGAGCCGCGGCTGGTGACCCTGCGGTCGGGCGCGCCGCAGGCCCACGGCGACGCGGTGCTCGACGGCCTCGCGGCCGCGATCCGCGACCCGAACTTTCGGATCTTCGCCGAGCGCGGCGAGATCCACCTCGTGGGCGCGGGGCTGCATCTCCACGCCCGCGATCCGTTCGCGCTGTTCGAGCAACTCGGGGCCGCCGGCCGCACCGACGTCGACCCGTCGCACGCCTTCTATCTTGGCTACGAGATGGCGAAGGCCGTGACGGCGATCACGCTGGCCAAGGACTACCGCCAGGACCAGGCGCTCGACTGGGGGCATCTGACGCAGCCCGAGATCGCCCACGGCCCGTCCCGCGCCGCGGCGGCCGTCGCCGGGGCCCGCCCCGCCGAGGAGCCGCGATGACGTCCCCCGCCAGCGCGCACCCGTGGATCACCCGCCGGTTCTTCACGGCCTCGGGCTGCCTCGTCGCGGAGACGGCCGCCGACGTGACGCCCGACGTGGTGTTTCAGCGTCTCGCCGCGCTGCCCCACCTGCTGTTCCTCGACAGCGCCCAGCCCGACGCCGCGACGCCTGCATCAGCCGCCGCGGTGGCACCCGGCGCAACTGGCCGGCCGGCCGCCCCGCGGCTCGACCGCTGGTCGTTCGTGGCGGCCGACCCGATCCATTCGCTACGGATCGACGCCGCCGCCGCGCCGGCGGAAGACGCCACCCGACTGTCCGGCGCGTTCGCAACGCTCCGCGGGCTGCTCGCCGACTTCGCCTGCCCGACGATCCCGGGCCTGCCGCCGTTCCAGGGAGGCGTGGCCGGGTTCATCTCCTACGAGTGCGGCCTCGTCCGGCTCGGCATCCCCGCGCCGGCCGGCAGCCAGGTGCCGCGGCTCTCGCTCCATGCCTACGACGTGGTCTTCGCCTACGACCACGACCTGCGGCGCGGCTGGTTCATCTCGCAGGGCGTGCCCGCCCGCGGCCCGGTGGCACGGCGTGGCCGGGCTGCGGAACGCCTCGCCGTCATGCTCGCCGCGGCGGATGCGCGAGGCGACTTCCCGCCGCCACCGCGCGGCGCCGCGTCCACCACCCCGGCCGTGCTGCCGGCGGCGTTCGCCCATCCGCTGCCCTCGCGGCCTGGCGTGTTCGCCACCCACACGCCGGCCTCCTAC
It contains:
- a CDS encoding dihydropteroate synthase, which codes for MVLGPLEFRRVTALQPHIHFVTGRLAEHSLRQVLERLAPRVGFAFSVQVLNITVAALMTTPWIARRLAVPAEADRVIIPGGCQGPLDVFAAATPLPVDRGPEDLRRLDEFFGQQSRDLADYGRHDIEIIAEINHAPRLAAADLLAEARRLAADGADRIDVGCDPGAVWAGVGDAVRMLVAEGFRVSIDSFEPREIAAATRAGASLVLSVNSTNVAAAPDWGCAVVVVPDVPATLEGFDDTFDRLRAAGVACRLDPVLEPIGFGFAASLGRYLDVRRRHPDAEMMMGIGNLTELTDVDSAGVNALLIGFCQETGIRSVLTTQVIHWARSSVRECALARALAWHAVTHRTLPKHVEPRLVTLRSGAPQAHGDAVLDGLAAAIRDPNFRIFAERGEIHLVGAGLHLHARDPFALFEQLGAAGRTDVDPSHAFYLGYEMAKAVTAITLAKDYRQDQALDWGHLTQPEIAHGPSRAAAAVAGARPAEEPR